From the Marivivens sp. LCG002 genome, the window TGGGGTTCAAGCGCCGCCAGAGCTGCGGCACGGCCCTCGGGCTCGTTCACTTCCATCGCCGCAAGAACGGCGTCGCCCTTGGCCTGCGCAGCCGCTTCGCGGCTCGCCTTCTGGTATTCGGTCCAAGCCGCACCGCCGACGATTCCGGCGACGACAAGACCCGCGATCCAGCCATATTTCCTGAAATAGGCAAAGAGCTGATCACGGCGGACCTCTTCGGTCACCTCGTCGATAAAGCTTTCGTTGTTGCTCATCTTATCCCCTGCCCACGGCCTTCCAAAGAGTTGTTGCGCACTTCATACCGTGAAGCGGCAAGGATTGCCAAGTCCCGCGCGACCCAAAGAGCAAATGCTTGCCTTTGTGACTGAAATATACCGGGGGAGCCGCACCGCGGCGGGGGCAGAACCCCCAAAAACGCAGGTCTCAGGCGGCCTCGTCCTCGCTTTCCTGACGCTGCCACAACTGTGCATAGCGCCCACCTTGTGCAAGGAGCGCCTCATGGGTGCCGTCTTCGATGATGATCCCGTTCTCGAGCACCACGATCTTGTCCGCATCGGCAATGGTCGACAAACGGTGTGCGATGGTGATCACCGTGCGCCCCTTGCCCATGGCCTTGAGTTCGGCTTGAATCTCCCGCTCGGTGCCCGTATCGAGCGCCGAGGTGGCTTCATCGAGCAAAAGGATCGGCGGGTTCTTCAAGAGCGTGCGGGCAATGCCGACCCGCTGCTTCTCGCCCCCCGAAAGCTTGAGCCCCCGCTCGCCGACCGTCGTCTCGTATCCCTGCGGTAGCGACAGGATGAAATCATGGATTTTGGCGGATTTTGCGGCAGCCACGATCTCGTCGAAACCGGCCGATGGACGCCCATAGGCGATGTTATAGCGGATCGTATCGTTGAAGAGCACCGTGTCCTGAGGCACGACACCGATCTGCGCATGAAGGCTCTCTTGTGTGACGTCCCGCACATCCTGCCCGTCGATCAACAAAGCCCCGCCCGTCACGTCGTAAAAGCGGAACAAGAGCCGCCCGATGGTGGACTTGCCCGACCCCGAAGAGCCGACGATCGCCACCGTCTGCCCACCCGCCACATCGAGCGAAACATCATGCAAGATCGGGCGCTCTGCCTCATAGGCAAAGGAGACCTGACGCAATTCGATCCGCCCTTTTTCGACCGCAAGCGGCTTTGCATCAGGGCTGTCGACGACTTCGGCGGGCTGATCGAGAAGCTCGAACATATCGCCCATATCGATGAGCGCCTGACGGATCTCGCGATAGACCGTTCCAAGGAAATTGAGCGGCATGGTGATCTGGATCATATAGGCGTTGACCATGACGAACTCGCCCACGCTCAAAGAGCCGTCCTGCACGCCCATGGCCGCCATAACCATCACCGCGACAAGCCCCGAGGTAATCAGAAACGACTGACCGAAATTGAGAAAAGCCAACGAATAGTTGGTTTTGACCGCCGCTTCCGCATAAAGCTCCATCGCCCGATCATAGCGCGAGGACTCCCATTTCTCGGCGCCGAAATATTTGACCGTTTCAAAGTTGAGGAGACTGTCGATCGCCTTTTGGTTGGCGTCGGTGTCCTGCTCGTTCATCTTCTTGCGGATTTTGACCCGCCATTCGGTGACGCGGAACGTAAACACCACATAGGCCGCAATGGTGCCGACAACCACCGCCAGATACCAGACATCGAAAATGAAAAAGAGCACGGCCGAAATCATGATGAGTTCAAGCAGCAGCGGCCCCATCGAAAAGAGAAGGAACCGCAAAAGGAAATCGACGCCCTTGACCCCGCGTTCGATGATCCGGCTCAGTCCGCCCGTTTTGCGCGTGATGTGATACCGCATCGAAAGCCGATGGATATGCTCGAAGGTTTCAAGCGCAAGCTGGCGCAGGGCGCGTTGCCCGACACGGGTGAAAATCACATCGCGAAGCTGTTGAAAGCCGACGTTCATAAGCCGCGCAAGGCCGTAAGCGACGGTCAGCCCGACAGCCCCGAGGCCAAGCACGCCGAGCGGCCCGTCGACCCCGAGCGAGTCCACCGCCTGTTGATAGAGAAGCGGCGTGCCCACCGCGATCAACTTGGCCAGAAAGAGAACCGAAAGCGAGGCGATCACGCGGCGATGGATCCAGCGCTCGCCCTCGGGCCAAAGATAGGGCGCAACCCGCTTGATGACCTTGGCCCCTTGGACGCGGTCATTGTTCAGATTGGCATCGGTTTTCGGAAGTCGGCGCATGGGGGCTCCTCTGGTTGTCCAGAACCTATGCCCCCATATGCCGATTGACCAGACCCGCTAGCGCGATTGCTCGCCATCGAGCACGGGTAGGACGAAAATCTGACCCGGATAGATAAGATCGGGATCGCGGATCTTATCACGGTTCGCGTCAAAGACTTCGACGTAAAGGATACCGTCGCCATAGCGCTCTTTTGCAATGGCCCAGAGCGTATGGCCCTGTTGCACGGTCTTCATCGCCACTTTGAAATCGGGGTTTGATGTCTCTTCGCTCAGCGCTTCGGCAATGCGCTCGGGCGCTTCCCGCTTGAAGGGCGACTCGACACGCGAGACGACCTTGCCGTCGGGGCCGATGTGATCGACCCGGAGCGTATAGACACCCGCCGCCACATTCGGGAGCGTCGCGCTCCAACGGCCTTCGGCAATATCGGCCGAGGCGATAGAGGTGTTGTTGAGGTAAATCTGGACGAGCCCCTCGCCGCCTGCACGGCCGCTCAGGATCACCGCGCCGCTCGGATCATAGGAAATTGTGTCGAGCGTCACATTTGCGACCGTCACAGCATCATCGCTCTGGGACTGGACCACTCGCACACCGCTTTCATCGGCTGCGATGATGGTCGGCGCAGTGCTCTCTTGGGATGTCTGCTCTTGGGCGGTGCTCTCTTGCGCAGCGGGAGCGGCAGCAACCTCGGCGGCAACGGCGGTCGCTGGCTCTGCGCTCGGACTTGCCGCTTCGGCAACAGTGGTTTCCTCGCCCTGCGCAGGCGCTTGTGCTGTCTGTTCCGCTTCTGGCTCGGTGGTGGGAGCGGCCTCGGTGGCCTCGGTCGTCGCAGCCGTCTCGGTCGTAACTTCTGCTACCACCGTTTCCGTCGCAGCGTCTGTCGCCGCTTCGGTTGTTTGAGGCTCGGCGCTCGGCGACTCGGACGCAGGCTCGACCGTTTCGGCTTCGGTCTCGGCGCTTGCCACCTGCTCGGCCATGGTCGGAGCCACAAAGAAGGTGACTTCCGAGGCGACTTTCTCGCCCTCGGGGTCCGCGAGAAGCGAGAGCGTGCGCGGCTTGTCCGACGGCGTGATCTCGACCAAAGCGGCAAAAGCCCCGTCTGCATCCGCCGTGACGCGGGCAATCGCGAAACCGTCGAGAAGGACATCGACGTCCCACCCTGCAACAGCGCGCCCCGTAATGACGGAAAGCCCGTCAAGCTCGATCCTGACGTTATCGAACCGCGGCGTGGTCTCGGCCGCCTTTTGCGGCGCAGCTTCGGGCGACGCTTGAGAGGCTGTCTGAACGGTTTCGACTGGCGCTTGGGGCGCCGAGGCCTTGATCCGTTCGTTGATGAAATAGAGAGCGACTGCTCCGGTCACGGCAACGACCGCAGCACCTGCCGCGATCTGGCCCTTTCCCCAACCCGCATTTGTTGTCACGCGGTTATCCTTCTGTCATGTGCCCGAGGCAAAAGGCCCCGTATTGTCAGCGGACAATAACAACGCCACAATCCGTGGTCAAAGATAACTCGCACTGTCCATGAAAAGAGGTTTGCATGTCCGTCGTTCAAAAATCCGTTTGCGTTTACTGTGGGTCGCGCGATGGCCTTCGCGAAAGCTATGCACAGGCAGCGGAGCAGACGGGCGCGATGCTGGCAAAACGGAATTGGCGGCTTGTTTATGGCGCGGGGGATGTCGGCCTTATGGGGCGTGTTGCGCGCAGCTGTCAGGCGGCGGGCGGCAAAACCTTTGGCGTGATCCCCGATCACCTCATGAAGTGGGAGGTGGGCAAGCGCGATCTTGATACCTTTGTCGTCACCGAAACCATGCATGAACGCAAAAAGGTCATGCTGATGAATGCCGATGCGGTCGTGATGCTTCCAGGTGGTGGCGGCTCGCTCGATGAATTCTTCGAAGCGCTGACATGGCGGCAGCTCGGACTTCACAGCAAGCCTATTTTCCTTTTGAATACAGATGGCTACTGGGATCTCCTCAAGCAAATGATGAACCAGATCGTCAGCGAAGGCTTTGCAGGCGAAAACATCCTCGGTTTTGTGACCGAAGTCTCGGATGTTCAAAGTCTGGAAGAGGCGCTTGCAAAGGCGTTGGCTGCCTGAGCCCGTAATAGCCCCCTCCCGAACCTTGGGCGGGGGGTCTTCTCAGGCCGCCATAGACGCAAGGCTCTGCATCTCCTGATCAAGCCGCGAGGTGGCCGAGTTGATCGTTGCAACTGCTTGGTTTTGCTGGGCGCTGATGTCGGTCAGATAGCGAATGATTTCAGCCATTTCGACCGCACTTTGGGCAATTCCGCTGAGCATTTCGCCGCTGTTCTGGACAATCTCGACGCCGTTTTCGATCTCGATACCCGACTCCGCGATGAGCGTGCTGACATCGGCGGCGGCTTTTGCGGACCGCGAGGCAAGCTGCTGGACTTCGCTTGCCACGACGGCAAAGCCCCGACCCGCCACACCTGCGCGTGCTGCTTCTACCCGCGCATTGAGCGCCAGAAGGTTGGTTTGAAAGGCGATTTCGTCGATGATCGCCACAATGGATTTGATCTGGCCCGCAACCGCGCTGATCCGCGTCATTGCATCAACCGCGCTCTCGACGACGGCGCGTCCCTCTCTGGCACGCGCAAGCATATGTTTGGCGTGACTGTCGGCCTGAGAGGTGCTTGTCGCCGATGACGACACCGACGCCGCAAGCTCCTCGGTCGAGGCAGCAGTATGTTCAAGGTCTTCCGCGATCCGTTGTGCACGCTTATTGGCTTCGAGCGCCCGTTCGCGAAGGCTCTGGAGCGCGGCCTTTTCCTGCTCCATTTTCGCTTTTTGGTCTTCGCGGATCGCGCGTGTTTCATCGCGGAACATGGCAAGCGTGCGGATGATCTGGCTCAGATCGTTCTGCCCTGCCTTGGGCAGTTTGGCATCGAGATCCCCCGAAATCATCTTCTTGGAGGCTTCGACGACCTCGCGCATCACGCTGCTCTGGATACCGGCAAAGGCGATCATCGTGCCGCCGACGATCACGATGGCCGTAGCGCAGACAAGAAACGTGAGATACAGATCGCGTTTCGCCGTGGTCGAAATCTCGTCAAGACGGGCGGAAAGCGCGGCGACCAGTTCTTGCTCGAACCCGTAGAGAAGCTCGAGCCGAGCGGTCGAGGCGGCAAAGAACGCGGAGCCGGTAAAACGATCAAAGGATTGCGCGAGAAGCGCAGTGCGCATCGTTTCGAGCGATTGGTTCTCTGCCGAGCCGAAAAGCCGCGACAGGATGTTTTGGCCGATGGGGCCCGAGGTCCGTTCGAACCGTGCAAGATAAATGTCTTGGGCAGCGACCTGATTGACATAGCCCACCAAGCCCTGCGTCCCGAAACCACCCGAATTCAAAGCACGTGCGCCCAACGCGCGTTCAAGTCCCCCCGCCTCTTTGGCCCTCAAAAATGTTCCGACATTGCTCAGTTCGGTCACGAGGTCGAGGGAGACGTCGACGTCATAAAGCGTGATCAGCTCTTCCACGATTGCCGAATAGCGCCCGAGAAGTGCATCGGCGTCGATCGACAAAGACTGGACATCCTTGCGAAGCGGCGCGAGCGTTTCGAGGTCCTCGAGAACGAACCAAGCGGTTTTGTGTAATGCACTGCCCGCCTCGATCTGGGCGGCGCTTTCGACGAACCCCGAAAGTTTGGCATCTGTCTCGCGGCGCTGGTTCTCAAGCTCGGCGCCGAAGTTGGCCCCTTTGGAGGCGATGAAAACGGCCGACATGCCGCGTTCTTTCTGAAGCTCGTGTGCCAGCGCTCCGCCCAATTGCGAGAGTTCGACAACCTCAGCAAGGCGGTCCGCTTCGCGCGTGACCGCAAACCTGTCCATCCCGAGCGAAATCGCAAAGGCAAGCGCGAGCAGGAGCGACACCCCACCGATAAGAGCATAGGCGCCCAGAACAGAGATATTCAGGACAAGCTTGCGAAGTTGGGCATGCATCGGGATGTTCTTCC encodes:
- a CDS encoding ABC transporter ATP-binding protein/permease translates to MRRLPKTDANLNNDRVQGAKVIKRVAPYLWPEGERWIHRRVIASLSVLFLAKLIAVGTPLLYQQAVDSLGVDGPLGVLGLGAVGLTVAYGLARLMNVGFQQLRDVIFTRVGQRALRQLALETFEHIHRLSMRYHITRKTGGLSRIIERGVKGVDFLLRFLLFSMGPLLLELIMISAVLFFIFDVWYLAVVVGTIAAYVVFTFRVTEWRVKIRKKMNEQDTDANQKAIDSLLNFETVKYFGAEKWESSRYDRAMELYAEAAVKTNYSLAFLNFGQSFLITSGLVAVMVMAAMGVQDGSLSVGEFVMVNAYMIQITMPLNFLGTVYREIRQALIDMGDMFELLDQPAEVVDSPDAKPLAVEKGRIELRQVSFAYEAERPILHDVSLDVAGGQTVAIVGSSGSGKSTIGRLLFRFYDVTGGALLIDGQDVRDVTQESLHAQIGVVPQDTVLFNDTIRYNIAYGRPSAGFDEIVAAAKSAKIHDFILSLPQGYETTVGERGLKLSGGEKQRVGIARTLLKNPPILLLDEATSALDTGTEREIQAELKAMGKGRTVITIAHRLSTIADADKIVVLENGIIIEDGTHEALLAQGGRYAQLWQRQESEDEAA
- a CDS encoding TIGR00730 family Rossman fold protein; translated protein: MSVVQKSVCVYCGSRDGLRESYAQAAEQTGAMLAKRNWRLVYGAGDVGLMGRVARSCQAAGGKTFGVIPDHLMKWEVGKRDLDTFVVTETMHERKKVMLMNADAVVMLPGGGGSLDEFFEALTWRQLGLHSKPIFLLNTDGYWDLLKQMMNQIVSEGFAGENILGFVTEVSDVQSLEEALAKALAA
- a CDS encoding LysM peptidoglycan-binding domain-containing protein produces the protein MTTNAGWGKGQIAAGAAVVAVTGAVALYFINERIKASAPQAPVETVQTASQASPEAAPQKAAETTPRFDNVRIELDGLSVITGRAVAGWDVDVLLDGFAIARVTADADGAFAALVEITPSDKPRTLSLLADPEGEKVASEVTFFVAPTMAEQVASAETEAETVEPASESPSAEPQTTEAATDAATETVVAEVTTETAATTEATEAAPTTEPEAEQTAQAPAQGEETTVAEAASPSAEPATAVAAEVAAAPAAQESTAQEQTSQESTAPTIIAADESGVRVVQSQSDDAVTVANVTLDTISYDPSGAVILSGRAGGEGLVQIYLNNTSIASADIAEGRWSATLPNVAAGVYTLRVDHIGPDGKVVSRVESPFKREAPERIAEALSEETSNPDFKVAMKTVQQGHTLWAIAKERYGDGILYVEVFDANRDKIRDPDLIYPGQIFVLPVLDGEQSR
- a CDS encoding nitrate- and nitrite sensing domain-containing protein yields the protein MHAQLRKLVLNISVLGAYALIGGVSLLLALAFAISLGMDRFAVTREADRLAEVVELSQLGGALAHELQKERGMSAVFIASKGANFGAELENQRRETDAKLSGFVESAAQIEAGSALHKTAWFVLEDLETLAPLRKDVQSLSIDADALLGRYSAIVEELITLYDVDVSLDLVTELSNVGTFLRAKEAGGLERALGARALNSGGFGTQGLVGYVNQVAAQDIYLARFERTSGPIGQNILSRLFGSAENQSLETMRTALLAQSFDRFTGSAFFAASTARLELLYGFEQELVAALSARLDEISTTAKRDLYLTFLVCATAIVIVGGTMIAFAGIQSSVMREVVEASKKMISGDLDAKLPKAGQNDLSQIIRTLAMFRDETRAIREDQKAKMEQEKAALQSLRERALEANKRAQRIAEDLEHTAASTEELAASVSSSATSTSQADSHAKHMLARAREGRAVVESAVDAMTRISAVAGQIKSIVAIIDEIAFQTNLLALNARVEAARAGVAGRGFAVVASEVQQLASRSAKAAADVSTLIAESGIEIENGVEIVQNSGEMLSGIAQSAVEMAEIIRYLTDISAQQNQAVATINSATSRLDQEMQSLASMAA